TATTGTCTGATATGTtttgaaataaaatatgtaATTGTAGGGGAGACCAGGGACAGTTTTAACAGGAGACCGTTGTAACATCTTGAATTCCTCCAATCAGAAACAAGCTAGAGTAATGACACTCACTTTTGTGACAGGAGGGAAACTAAACTACAGTGAGTGTCATCACTCTAGCTTGTTTCTGATTGGAGGAATTCAAGATGTCACAACGGTCCCCTGTTACAACTGTCCCTGGTCTCCCCTACTTGTAAATACAATTGTCATTGATTAGAGTTTGTAGTGCATCATGTAgtttatactgtatacacaaaaTGCTGGATTTCTAACATTGTAATCAGGTTTGGTCCAtgtgattatttatttttttaaaagatcaATTACATAAATGTTACCACAGTCTGTTCAAGTCATTATATCAGTACATTACATGTGAACAGACAGTAACACGTTTCAATTAAACATGTTAACAAAGATGGCTTATTTTTATAAAGAACATGAAGATAATGACCACACACTGTAAACTGTAAAATGATATGGTACTGTTGATTTCTGGATGTATTTAATGCAGTTATTATACTGAACTGTTGAGTTTTATAATTGAGCATGCTGCAGCAAATGTTTTGGGTTCTGAAATATTTTAAAGACTGTGGAATAACTTTTTCTAAATCAATACATTAAAATGGACATGTCAGAcctgtgtgcgtgtatctgCAAAAGTCTCATGCACTCTTTTACACTTTATcactatttttatttgtttccctATAAAATGACAACATTGCTCCAGCCCATTGAAGTTCCACATCCACAACTCCCAACGATAGCTTTAAAATGGTCATATTATAGCCAAGCATTATTTTAAGGGCAAATGCCTTCTCAATAGCGGCATCATTCCCATAGGTTTGACTAATGACCTCCACTTGCTACCTGCTTGCAGAATTCAAATAATGCTTGCCTGTCAGAGGGACTACTGGGTCTACAACCATGAACCTAAACTTAGTAGATAGGCTTACACTGCTTGCCCACTGCATTCCTCATAATAACGGTGTCTAATAAACTGCCGTTTTTGCAATGTTGCCAATGATATTTGTAAATAGAAGCTAgtgtttatgtcataaacggACCCAGGTccgcaaaaaaataaatatacttTGAACAGAGACCAGCTGGGTCAGGGCTAGGGGGGAGTAATCACACTCAGGTACGGTCCAGCTAAATGGACCCAGTGTGAATGCAACCTAACTTTCTCATCCACCTATGCAAATGTGTCTACGTTCTTGTTCAAAAATCTTGTGAAGACTCCTCTCTGCCGAGAGCCACTTCCTTCCTTGCACTTCTAACACCCTCACCACTCACCACTGAGCACTTCTTGCCTTATCTCTTTGCAGTTTATCAGATTGAGTAGACAGACAATCTAGAGTGATTAGGCTACAGGTCATTAACATTTCTCAGTTGACTGAAGTAGAAGAACTTTTTTGTGTAAAATCCATTTCTGATTGGAGCATTTTTGTATCGTGCAATGAGATAACTTGCATATTTGAAGAAATTAGTGGATATCAATAGCCTAAACATGCATTTATAATTTGGCTGTATGGACATAATGTCTTTGATCCAactaaatacaaataaattacAAATAAAGTTTTTTCCATGTGATATTGCAGCCATAGGCTACAAATCAATACAGATGACTTTTTCTATATAAGAACACCATAAAGCAAAGAAAATAGAtcgtctttctttttttcaaaattaatctagCCTATACTGTGCATTATTGTGATAGTCaatatgcatacagtatgttattTTATCAACTAATCTGCATACAATGATGTATTTGTTAATTGTGAATTTCCGAGAAttccaccgctctctctctctctctctctctctctctctctatgtttaATAAATCCCATAATAAACGGTAGTCAGAAGTCAATTTTCTTACCTTTTCTTACACGCCCACAGCCCCGAGTTGTCTGGAACGTAGCGCGCAACAGAGAACCCGGAAGTAGTGACAAGAGAAACTCCTAGAAAAAGCCAGACGGCGTAGCTCTGAAGAACCCATCACCATACATAATAATGTTAGGTGTTGTAACGCTTTTGAGTTTACACGGTAAAAGCAGCGAGCCACAAGACGCTAGTTTTGTCGTGTAGATAAGTTGTATTTTCCACGATAAGTGCTTTTGCTTCAACCACTGTGAGGCTAACGTTGTAACGTTAACTTAGCAAGTTTACCTAGGCATGCCATAGCCGTTAGCTGATAGCCTTGggaaacaacagcaacaactgtGTTGTTAAATGGTCATCGTgtaaaattaaatgaaatagcCGTCATTTGCAGCACTTGTCAATATATTCTATCTACGACAGACAGGCTCTCGTGGAGGTTGTGTAAGGTTAAATTGCTAGCTAACGTTGGTGACAATAATAATCTAGCTAACATTAGGTACAAGATAACTTTGGATCAGTGTTTTGGACAGAGAGAACGGTAAGGTGGTGTCTTATAGGGCAATTCAGTTAatgttgtcattgttgatggaTTAATTATTAATATCCCAAATATTGTCTTGCTTCTAATTTGCACCTTTTTGACAGTGACAGAGACGGAGAGCGGATCATAAACATTATTGCTTCGTCTCACGAGATCTGCTGCAATGCCCTTGTTCTTTTTGGAAAGATTTCCCTGGCCTAGTTTGCAGTCCTATACTGCACTGAGTGCCCTTCTGCTTGCGGGTTCTGTCCTAAGTGCCTACACTATTGTGACTGAACCTGGGTTCGTCACATCGGTCTCGGAAGAAGCCCAAACAGATCTTAAAGACCAGAATGGGGAAGAGCAAAAAGATGATTTCTGGAATGTTGCCTTCAATGTCCTGTTGTACCTGGTGTCTGACACCCTTTTTGTCTGGGTAATTGTACCATGATGCCATTTTTGTTTTCTTAACAAACATATGTTGTCACTGTTTAGATGTCAATTAGATACTAGTAGGGATTTGTGTTTTACAGGTGATGGTGAATACAGCCTGCTGTATGCTGATGCTTATAGCAAAAGCCATTCAGTATGTGGTATTTGGACCATTGCGAGCTGGTGAGAAACAGGTAATGTTTCTCATTTTGTTACTATTCTTCACTTATATTCAGTTAAGAAAAAATTGTAGTCAATCAATTTTCACTATTTGCATATAACAAAACATGCTTTCTTGTTGCAGCATTTGAAGGATAAGTTTTGGAACTTCATCTTTTACAAGTTCATCTTTATCTTCGGTGTGTTGAACGTGCAGTCTGTGGAGGAGGTTGTGTTGTGGTGTCTCTGGTTTGCGGTGCTCATCTTCCTCCATCTGATGGTCCAGCTCTGCAAAGACCGCTTTGAATATGTGAGTTCAAGGGCATAATTGAAACCCATGAATTTCAATCTTTTAAGGGTGATAGGCCCACAGGTGGAACCTTCTCAGAATCAGGCCATATGAGTATTGGCCAAGTATGAATATTCATCACTTTGTTCAGATCAACCCTTCACCCTTTCAACCCTACCGAGCAGACTGCACCTAAGGTTTTAGTCCCAGTGGCAGCATGCCGTTTCAAGCCCTTTACTTCCAATCTGCAGCCATGCtccatgtttctgtgtgtgccatGTGATGCCATGTGCCACAATTTGGCCATATTACTCTTGTAAAGGTAAATGTACAGTAAAGCAACACAGACCCACAACAAAGGCCAGGTATCTAACCTGGGCTGACTTGATTGTCAGACAGTGATGCTACTACTGCTCTAACTTTTTGCTATTTCTGGGCCTTTTTTTGAAAGTCACTCTTAAAGAAGAATTCCGGTGATCTTTCatgtagatctctgtttctccagGGTACAGAGAAAGCAATCGGTTCTACCttgctcgagttgctgcagccaacagccagccaactacagtgctacactgggggcatgaacatgggggcttaTGAACCAGAATTCCCCTTTAATCAGGCTCAATCAAAATCATGCAATAGTGTATTTAAACACATGTAAAAGTGTTAATTATATCTCTATGTATATAGAGAATTCCGTCTTAATTATTCGGTCTGTTCTGTGACCATGCCATGACGGAAACACTTCTGGTTAATTGACTAATTGTTGCATTGGATGAGATATGCCCACCTATGTCATTTCAAGTTCACATTCATTTGGaggtaaaataaatagaaatagtattaatgtatacatatatgtatTACATATATTTGTCATAACATAAAGAAAGGTCCTCTGTATAACTTAAAGAAAGGTCCTCTGTATTACATCGTCAAAGCGATATTGTTTAAAATTCAGCTAAAACTACACCAAGttggtagcctgggtgttcccatgctgccttgcgcgcgatttgattcacgctgctaaggcagcctggagaccatggagcaaattttcgcctgagataggggaccaatcacagaacaagggggaaagcaagacgatgatgagcatttgatagacattcgtggcacccaataaacggatctgggcatttgtttcaaatacgagaaaattaacgtttggttcccagaccacgtctcattgagaagtggtggcgctagccaggctaccaaGTTGGAGCTGTAAGTTGAGGTTGAGCCACcaaaatagaaaataacatATTTACAAACATCACTGTGGCCTTGTATAGGACATTGTTTGCATGATTAATGTGTCATTGTGGATTCCTTTTTTGAAATGCAGGGAATCGTGATATTGTTATTGTATTGTTGTGTACAGCAGTTTGCAGTTCAATGTCTCTGTTAAAACACAACGGTGTCCTATGTGAGCTCTTGTCTGACCGGTGCAGTCTTCTCCTTAGCTGTCCTtctcccccaccacccccttGAGTAGCCACGTGCGTGTGCTGGCCCTGCTGACCgccctgctgctgtgctgctgcgtGCTGGCTGTGCCCTGTGGCCTCATGGGACACATGCAGGACGTACACACCGCTGCCTTCATGGCTGCTGAGGTAACTACTCCCATGGCATAGGAGTGTTTGACTTAAATGTACATTATGGTCACTTGGGTTGTGTCATCCACAGTGGCAGACACTAGGTTGACTGAAATGTTGGATTTAtagctctttcttttttttttcttttttgcagtgtttgcTAGTTACGGTACGCACAGGACATGTTATTATGAGGTAACTTCATTCAATATGTCTTTGGGTGTAGCTCACaaactttaaaaaataaaccccCATGACATTATGCATAAGCTTTGGACAAAAaagtctgctaaataccatcaccataaccataacaagcTAGGTAGTTAACATTTTAATTCAGTTCAAAGAAATAACACAAAATGTTGATTTGTGTTGTGATGTTTAGGTCTCGCTCATACTAGTAGCAGCTCCAAATTAACGCATGCCCTAACTGTAGAGTATGATGTACTGTAGCTGAGGCCTGCTTGTGTTTGTTGGTCATTCTCAGGTACTCCATCCACCTGTGGGACCTTAACCGTCAGGGCACCTGGGAGAGTAAGAGCACGTATGTGTACTACACAGACTTCCTCATGGAGCTGGGCCTGCTCTGCCTCGACCTGATGCACCACATCCACATGCTGGTGAGCTTCCGTTTCAGACCGCTGATTTTGAGCAGATCGGGAGAACAcgtttttcagattttttcagTTTCTCCAATGTATGTCTTTGTGATTGTTATTGCCGCTTTCTGCTTTTGTTGTTTATAGCATGATGGCCATCTGTAAGTAGAGGCATTCATAGTATAATGTGCCATCAAGTTTAATCACTGCCAAATTCCTCACATCTGGTGATGCTCAGTAGCTTCTGGTTATGGACACCATGCCTTTTTGTGGCAGATATAAATGCAGGTGATGGTGTATTTGCATGAAATCTTTCTTGCACACTGTGTGCACTGCGTATACTTTGTAGTTTCAGACACACATCTGAAATGTTGTGCCTTCAATGTGTGTTCAGTTAATGCTTGCAATACTTCCGAAAAGACATGTGAGGAGTTGACTGTGTGAAAAGTAGTTTAGGAGGCAGGCAGGAAGTCTGTAGGCAGGAAGTCACTGTTTGAATTTGTCGCTTTTATATTTTCTTGCCTCAGCTGTTTGGCAACATCTGGCTGTCGATGGCCAGCCTGGTGATTTTCATGCAGCTGCGCTACCTCTTCCATGAGATCCAGAGGAGGATTCGTCGCCACAAGAACTACCTGCGGGTCATTGATAACATGGAGACCAGGTTAAGAGCTTGATGTTAGAAGAGACTGACATTTTGTACTGTATTGTATCAAAGGTTGGCATATTTACATGTTCATTTTTAACCTCAGGTTTGCTGTGGCCACCCTAGAAGAGTTAGTGGCTAATAATGATGACTGTGCCATCTGCTGGGACTCCATGACCTCAGCACGCAAGCTTCCCTGTGGCCATCTCTTCCATAAGTAAGCAATACTAATAGGAATATGTTCAGGGTCATTACAGCTATATCAGGGTCATTCTTAGCAAATGGTGCCATTTGTGGCCCCATGATATAATCAAATATAAGTTGTATAAAAATGGGTTGATACTTAGTTTTTCAAGCTTATGCCCTCAGGGTTTATTAACTTTAAAATAATTACTCTGACTGTGGTGCAAGCACTCTAGAATGCCGTGTCCCCAGTCAGTTTTTTACTTCAGTTGCAAATATAAGTAATGCAAATCCaatatattttatgtttttaactATAATTGCAAATAACTATTTCTAAAAACATCTCACCACATGTTATTTGTTAaattacaaatatattttaataattAAAATCTTGCAATATGGTCTGTCCCTGAGTTCACTGTCCCCCTGCGTTACTGCGGTGAAAGTCCTTCTTGACACGCTCTCTGACTCTCAGGAAGTAGGATGCATAATCGGAGTGAAAGCACCTACAAGGAGCTGAGTTAATATCTCTCCTTAATCAACACTTTTTTTCAATGTTTTAGAGTGCCTTACTGATGTGGTAAAGCATATCATATTATATTTGTTTCATGATTgctttttgtgtttatttgtgtgtgtttctgtgtgtgtgtgtgtgtgtgtgtgtgtgtgtgtgtgttattgttgttgatAATATGTGTGTAGTTCCTGTTTGCGCTCCTGGTTGGAGCAGGACACTTCCTGTCCGACGTGCCGCTTGCCTCTGAACATCAGTGAGGGCGGTGGTGCCAGTGAGGAGAGGGGCCGGGAGCGGCTGAACAATAACCTGCCCCCCAGACCAGGAGCTGAGGCCCGCCCACACATCAACCAGCACAACCACTTCTTCCACTTCGATGGTGAGTTCTCTTGGAGGGGTTGCAGGCAGGTGTTGGTCTAAAGCTTGTTTTCTTGTCACAGTGACCGCTCTCTTGGCCTCTCCCGCAGGCTCTCGCATTGCCAGCTGGTTGCCCAGCTTCTCGGTGGAGGTCATGCACACCACCAACGTCTTGGGCATTGTCCAGGCCAATAACTCCCAGCTCAACACCATGGTGAGGGTTACCTTTAAGTTGCTTATATGGCAAGTTGCCAGCTTTAATTAGATAGTTAGTTACACGACCCTCTATAatttcagctctctctctcggtcccgACGTGTGTCCTGTCATTCATTTCCTGCTCCTGTGCATCCCCAGGCCCATCAGATCCAGGAGATGTTCCCTCAGGTGCCCTACCATCTGGTTCTGCAAGACCTGAATTTGACTCGCTCTGTGGAAGTCACCACTGACAACATCTTAGAGGGCCGTATCCAGGTGCCCTTCCCTGCCCAGGTACGTCCTCCTCAGCTCCGCATTTCCCCCAGAAACCCGtagaccaggggtctcaaactcaaatgagctgagggccacttctgccaacgtcaactgattggagggccggtcAGTGTtcaagaataatacaaaaaaaaaacgtctatttctgaaaatgcaataccccccccccaaaaaaaaaaaatactgtataacacaaaacagaaagtgcaagtcttttatctctttttagacacctgtgctagcaaccttagcttataaataaaataatgataaaataaatattaataggctacaaattattataaaaacaaaaaagcataaaaacaggtatgtgtgtttcACATAAAGTGGTCAGTGATAAAgtcctgtaaatgtaaaaatcttatatctgtataaacaaaagtttatgaagggggtaaatttaccaatctaatttgccactggatggcaagcacctcaaattatgcatcTTTCAGAAAACActggatattgaacatatttgagcaggtttactttgttttttgtcatgttacccacataacaaatgaacaggaaaacagtagacctaagaTGTAatccaacaatagtaaactattactataaccaCAAACCGTTATTATAGGCACTCAATAAAGTaacctggtcaaatcagttcctatcgcgggtgactttgtagttctttagagccctatttttactacctctgttgtctgtaccacgtccattacggacactatcatcacgattagcactgccacctccagctatgttgggcagagggtcgaaataagcatgatATGTTAGTGGGCACCGTCGTACACGCagagacgcacctccattcacagacgcaccgtgactatcactgtcgaactagacgatcgatcataatctccaaaaggcagatattctcctacAGAATctgaataggtgaataacatagcctacccaggacttcatcacacgtgaactttttttaacatttggtgtatatttctgcttcaatttgtgcaaaaatatagcctgcatcgcttccgcgtcacaaacaaatgcacgtcttcgtgtttctcgcgtgtaatacaagtatttcctgaaaactttgtgcagcgaatttgggcttgaatcgaagctctaggtgtctagcaactagtggaggagagtacaaatgagatttgtcttgggtctatcgtctgttttaaTCAGTGTCGTTTGTCACAATCTAAAAATACCCTTAAGGGccgaattacattattattgtGACATtaggtcgcgggccggaattggggcggacgcgggccgggagtttgagacccctgccgtAGACTGTCTTCAGTGGAAATACTTTACTCTTCGTTGTCATGTCAGAGCAAAGTCTGTTTTTCCTGACCGACACTGTGAGATCAGGAAAATGTGTAGATTGAATCAAGATTGCAAACCAAAATGTTCATATATAAATGTTCATGATGCTCATGAACACTGGCTATAAGCTAAAAGTTTAACATGGGCTACACATGGCCTGTGTGGGATCATAAATACCGGTAGGCTATGGTGGTTAAGTATCAGCATTATTTTACTGAGTGACTTGTCATTAGGTCTTGTGCCCagcagtgatgtagtactcgagtccggtcttggactcgagaccggtctcgagaccgatttctgctttctcggactcgactcggacttgttccttcaaagactcggtcttgactcggtctcggaccacagtgggaagagaaggactcgtaatttcagaccgagtcctcgagaccagcgcatttttttatgttcatatataaaaaaaactgaaaatgaaatttcacggcggccacgtctttgccccttgcgttggccttggtgcccccttctttcaatattctgctttgcgtccgtttaatagcgatttttatttagcctatagcctgtcaaaataatcttagcatcacagcgcaaactaattcagtcttACACAGTGGTGAAAATGACAGCagcatggcaagacagaaagtgcgtccaaactcacccattcttctcagttgaaatactcgcAATCGTTAAGCATGtaacatgtatcacatcacatgaaagagctttttctcagcttttaaacaatgttagccgctaattgctgtggtgaccggttcgcgagaaaagtaaataatataattacatttaatcataacgTCTACATAAGGTGCTATACCCATctcccctacccattcatctcggtggaatacttcacgaactcttagttcaacacatgacaaaccatatatcagaataaacagcagaccttaccagaaataaagcagtcccctgtacagtaagcTGTTCCAGCgtattccggttaaattaaaaatgtaatctgcagcaaggtctacattcatgtctccaactttggtctttaggtttcaaaatctgtttaaatcgttcttcatgatttcataacaggccaaatacaaaataaatgttacaaatattgcctagatataggtaaatattaaaatcagaggatatacagctgagtaagagtttttgaaaggagtcttaatgatcaaaaaatgctaagcatgcatctaggctatctgagtttcttaaagctgagctgtgcttaaattgttcaatacatgattccataacaggccaaatataaaataaatattaaatatagccttgatgatttacagttctatttaatatgtcatgtttcatgtttttgtaatgtttcatacagtgatgcaggtctactgctgtgaataggctaaatagaactttgattatttttatagcctactactgtatagttaactttggccttggtgccctgacatgtggcctttgtgccccccaccaaatatgcccaactgaaggccaagtggccttgcccctaaaatggtgaaattccaagcctgggcctaactgttgatttattaattggggtgatattagatcatgaatatgaaaactgacatgtttttatggtcttggtctcgactcggtctcgactcctaaaggactaggtctcgactcggacttgcttcctcaaagactcggtcttgactcggactcgactgtatttgaaaaccaacggactcggtctcgactcgtctcgacccttcaaagactcggtcttgtctcggactcggcataggcggtctcgtccccatcactagtgCCCAGTCTAATAAAGTTGTTCCAGGTCAGTGTGCGTAATATAATGCAATCTATTGCTTGCCTGAGGTCTGGGAATTGCACTTGAAGTTACTCAGTTAGACTGGGAGGGCTTACCCGTGTGCCGCATTTGTAACAAGTCATGTTGGTCGTGCcggtcatacttttaaatggctttgTAAGAAGTGCATAGAACATAACCAGCATTAGGCTGCTGTCatctttaaaggtaaactaagcagtattggcaatttccttactgttttctcggtttttgctttttTTCGCTGGctttgtcatgacgaatgtctgagaaactccatcgctacctttttctagccggtgcctggcatgtatgtatttgaatgcagtatagcaattcgttacactcgttatacttcctgacagtgaggccgtcggcccgctggcccacagttgcaagggtggtttttccgctcacaggcgctagggggaagcgagacggccaccatttaacccgaaaaaagtcatataaccattccaatgactctgaagctgttaaatgaaggtaaattaagcgaaaaaacttgcatattaagctaaaaaacctgcatagtg
This DNA window, taken from Alosa sapidissima isolate fAloSap1 chromosome 11, fAloSap1.pri, whole genome shotgun sequence, encodes the following:
- the amfra gene encoding autocrine motility factor receptor a isoform X1, whose translation is MPLFFLERFPWPSLQSYTALSALLLAGSVLSAYTIVTEPGFVTSVSEEAQTDLKDQNGEEQKDDFWNVAFNVLLYLVSDTLFVWVMVNTACCMLMLIAKAIQYVVFGPLRAGEKQHLKDKFWNFIFYKFIFIFGVLNVQSVEEVVLWCLWFAVLIFLHLMVQLCKDRFEYLSFSPTTPLSSHVRVLALLTALLLCCCVLAVPCGLMGHMQDVHTAAFMAAECLLVTVRTGHVIMRYSIHLWDLNRQGTWESKSTYVYYTDFLMELGLLCLDLMHHIHMLLFGNIWLSMASLVIFMQLRYLFHEIQRRIRRHKNYLRVIDNMETRFAVATLEELVANNDDCAICWDSMTSARKLPCGHLFHNSCLRSWLEQDTSCPTCRLPLNISEGGGASEERGRERLNNNLPPRPGAEARPHINQHNHFFHFDVTALLASPAGSRIASWLPSFSVEVMHTTNVLGIVQANNSQLNTMAHQIQEMFPQVPYHLVLQDLNLTRSVEVTTDNILEGRIQVPFPAQAAERAPPPVNPAGASEVTHSAAVETEDFEVRGSRFSKSAAERQKMLLQRKEELLQRARRSFLSKSPEEGLSSSLYVATADDDDEGLAAGDERALASDSMSVRRRMLAAAAERRMQRQPEAPQ
- the amfra gene encoding autocrine motility factor receptor a isoform X2; amino-acid sequence: MPLFFLERFPWPSLQSYTALSALLLAGSVLSAYTIVTEPGFVTSVSEEAQTDLKDQNGEEQKDDFWNVAFNVLLYLVSDTLFVWVMVNTACCMLMLIAKAIQYVVFGPLRAGEKQHLKDKFWNFIFYKFIFIFGVLNVQSVEEVVLWCLWFAVLIFLHLMVQLCKDRFEYLSFSPTTPLSSHVRVLALLTALLLCCCVLAVPCGLMGHMQDVHTAAFMAAECLLVTVRTGHVIMRYSIHLWDLNRQGTWESKSTYVYYTDFLMELGLLCLDLMHHIHMLLFGNIWLSMASLVIFMQLRYLFHEIQRRIRRHKNYLRVIDNMETRFAVATLEELVANNDDCAICWDSMTSARKLPCGHLFHNSCLRSWLEQDTSCPTCRLPLNISEGGGASEERGRERLNNNLPPRPGAEARPHINQHNHFFHFDGSRIASWLPSFSVEVMHTTNVLGIVQANNSQLNTMAHQIQEMFPQVPYHLVLQDLNLTRSVEVTTDNILEGRIQVPFPAQAAERAPPPVNPAGASEVTHSAAVETEDFEVRGSRFSKSAAERQKMLLQRKEELLQRARRSFLSKSPEEGLSSSLYVATADDDDEGLAAGDERALASDSMSVRRRMLAAAAERRMQRQPEAPQ